The SAR324 cluster bacterium genome includes a region encoding these proteins:
- a CDS encoding sugar ABC transporter permease, with translation MKDNKFVFYLLVPSFFFIIFFYLYPTLYNVINSFTDLNLFKLRKGGSWIGLKNYIDLFLDPEFIRVFFNTTIWLTLVGVTVRISLGLLLAFLINSDTLRKYKLTGLFQVSLIIPWATPSIVAVVVWRMILDPQVGFINQTLIKFGILDDPIAFLSNTSFVWPSIITIITWNTLPLVTLTFLASLKSVPAELLDAATVDGANKLQKVIYIILPHMIPSIVVMILMSTFWTFNNFAYVWLATGAGPGTFTNVMATEVYLKAFVDGRMGYSSALGIVMASIMTVFGIIYLRMIVRRNLKEIF, from the coding sequence ATGAAAGATAATAAATTCGTATTTTATTTATTAGTTCCATCATTCTTCTTTATTATCTTTTTTTACCTCTATCCAACATTATATAATGTAATTAATAGTTTTACTGACTTAAATTTATTTAAGTTGAGAAAAGGAGGTAGTTGGATTGGTTTGAAAAATTATATTGATCTATTTTTAGATCCTGAATTTATAAGAGTTTTTTTCAATACAACAATTTGGTTAACCCTTGTAGGAGTCACAGTCAGAATATCTTTGGGTTTACTTTTAGCATTTTTAATTAACTCTGACACTCTAAGAAAGTATAAGTTAACAGGTTTATTTCAGGTATCACTGATAATACCATGGGCGACTCCCTCAATTGTAGCTGTTGTGGTCTGGAGGATGATATTAGATCCACAAGTAGGATTTATTAATCAAACACTAATCAAATTTGGAATACTAGATGACCCAATCGCCTTTCTATCTAATACAAGCTTTGTTTGGCCATCAATTATTACTATCATTACCTGGAACACATTGCCATTAGTCACACTGACATTCTTAGCTAGTCTGAAGTCAGTTCCAGCTGAACTACTTGATGCTGCTACTGTTGATGGTGCCAATAAATTGCAGAAAGTAATTTATATAATTCTCCCACACATGATTCCATCAATAGTTGTGATGATTCTGATGTCAACATTCTGGACATTTAATAATTTTGCTTATGTTTGGTTAGCGACGGGAGCTGGTCCAGGTACATTTACAAATGTAATGGCAACAGAGGTTTATCTGAAAGCTTTTGTTGACGGAAGAATGGGCTATAGCTCAGCATTGGGGATCGTAATGGCATCAATCATGACAGTTTTTGGAATTATCTATTTAAGAATGATTGTTAGACGAAATCTGAAAGAAATATTCTGA